From Alienimonas californiensis, a single genomic window includes:
- a CDS encoding di-heme-cytochrome C peroxidase translates to MRLPQGWDEELRNQFYHTPQGSLLFPYEWFLSLEAEESGENRDVRRFAHPDHLERYGLIPPDGRNALNPDGLPIGFAVEPGPTAAGIDTSLSADLERASPGERWVGLTCAACHTADATVRGRSVRLDGAPARFDFDSFYRDFAAAVQKTLYDPARFERFADQIVGPVAEGPAGATADVARAKLRVAFAERAAAVAGEAALRRPALESGFGRVDALTQIVNSIAARDQQTPANLRAPAAPTSYPPLWLTPRLEFVQWNPIAANPLARNGGQTLGVFGRAALAGPADGLFDSSVRLHDLHNIETWVRDLEPPAWDESIMGEIDRPAADLGRGLYERHCVGCHALPPYPQTDPAENSFGKSFIPIKRVDYREVGTDPAYVESLVGRLVLTSPATAPLVDGEGVVAAPAYFSRTVGAVLSRAMAEAGLTPEERADMIGYRLRPGPAGLPVPYTPPSLTDVKAGPLPGVWATGPYLHNGSVPTVEDLLKPPADRRKVFWTGARELDLERLGYVSEDAPGRFRFDTELLGNGNGGHEYPPGGLAPDDRSDLIEFLKTL, encoded by the coding sequence GTGCGCCTTCCGCAAGGCTGGGACGAAGAACTTAGAAATCAATTCTATCACACTCCGCAGGGGTCGCTGCTCTTCCCCTACGAGTGGTTTCTCTCGCTGGAAGCGGAGGAATCGGGCGAGAACCGGGATGTGCGGCGGTTCGCGCATCCTGACCACCTCGAACGCTACGGTCTGATTCCGCCGGACGGGCGGAACGCACTCAACCCAGACGGGCTGCCGATCGGATTCGCCGTCGAACCCGGGCCGACCGCCGCGGGCATCGATACGAGTCTGTCCGCTGATTTGGAGCGGGCCTCCCCGGGCGAGCGCTGGGTCGGCCTGACGTGCGCCGCCTGTCACACCGCCGACGCCACCGTTCGGGGACGGTCCGTTCGGCTGGACGGGGCGCCGGCCCGATTCGACTTCGACTCGTTCTATCGCGACTTCGCCGCGGCGGTGCAGAAAACACTGTATGATCCGGCGCGGTTCGAACGGTTCGCCGACCAGATCGTCGGGCCGGTCGCGGAGGGACCGGCGGGCGCGACCGCGGACGTCGCCCGGGCGAAGCTGCGCGTCGCGTTCGCCGAGCGAGCGGCGGCGGTCGCCGGGGAGGCGGCGCTCCGCCGTCCGGCGTTGGAGTCTGGCTTCGGGCGGGTGGACGCCCTCACGCAGATTGTGAACTCAATCGCCGCCCGCGACCAACAGACGCCGGCCAACCTGCGCGCCCCGGCCGCCCCGACCAGCTATCCCCCGCTCTGGCTGACGCCCCGTTTGGAGTTCGTGCAGTGGAACCCGATCGCGGCGAACCCGCTCGCCCGGAACGGCGGCCAGACGTTGGGCGTCTTTGGCCGCGCCGCACTCGCCGGTCCGGCGGACGGCCTGTTCGACTCCAGCGTCCGCCTCCACGATCTGCACAACATCGAAACGTGGGTGCGCGACCTCGAGCCGCCCGCTTGGGACGAGTCGATCATGGGCGAGATCGACAGGCCCGCCGCGGACCTCGGGCGAGGCTTGTACGAACGTCACTGCGTCGGCTGTCACGCGCTGCCGCCCTATCCGCAGACGGACCCGGCGGAGAATTCGTTCGGGAAATCGTTCATTCCGATCAAGCGGGTGGATTATCGGGAAGTCGGAACGGACCCGGCCTATGTGGAGTCGCTCGTCGGACGGTTGGTCCTGACGTCCCCGGCGACGGCTCCGCTGGTGGACGGGGAGGGCGTCGTCGCGGCGCCGGCGTATTTCTCGCGAACGGTGGGAGCGGTTCTCAGTCGCGCCATGGCGGAGGCGGGGCTGACGCCCGAGGAACGGGCCGACATGATCGGCTACCGACTGCGGCCCGGACCGGCCGGACTGCCCGTTCCATATACGCCCCCGTCGCTAACGGACGTCAAGGCCGGTCCGCTGCCGGGGGTGTGGGCGACCGGCCCGTACTTACACAACGGGTCCGTGCCAACCGTCGAAGATCTGCTGAAGCCCCCGGCCGATCGCCGGAAGGTGTTCTGGACCGGGGCGCGGGAACTGGATCTCGAGCGATTGGGGTACGTCAGCGAAGACGCTCCCGGCCGGTTCCGCTTCGACACAGAGCTGCTCGGCAACGGCAACGGCGGTCACGAGTATCCGCCCGGCGGACTCGCGCCCGACGATCGGTCCGACCTGATCGAATTTCTTAAGACGTTATAG
- a CDS encoding sister chromatid cohesion protein PDS5: MEESPTGFAERLRQRLFEATRDADPNVRLAAIAAAGALLNRTAGMEESPTGFAERLRQRLFEATRDADPNVRLAAIAAAGALLNRTAGMEESPTGFAERLRQRLFEATRDADPNVRLAAIAALGGPRMSAGDLDAVLAGLDDREVRVRRAAADALASSVSLPAKAVDPLGRALRASDPPLAASAASAFDRFEPTPQILELLTSTLATTDSAVTAGAILDVLNRRAPDAAAPVLRERLRDRRRRAVAREALLQSPSWSLAEPLASLLTDGSENSDSGEIRLAVAEIIGATASQQPSRELSDKKRERLIESLTRMIASPDPIVADLATESLARFGPSAESALPVLNARLAAAGGLAEAALPAAAILQIDPANSRAAETLGRALTSRSPTIRMLSAEALPPQDAFGMFRNPDDVPPGAALVPTVRRALIAETAEVRVDLLANLAEGHFPGEALGREVRAQFNHPDPAVRRQAARAVGVRSDLVADPEAAVRSLLNDPDASVRAEALRQWVRLPGLPTDLLFERLNDADATTTGVLAQRIPSDVEPRRLPELRAAFDRENLDGATRRALATAILLLDPMDGRVATSVLSAPDAAEIVVAYAYSNSERDLPPQLKGTLLQLLRVDEPSEDRARAVKTLKAFADASRSLTAARFAAEAASAPDAGVRASALEAISFALTPWPTTNHAGYAHGSGELAWPPPAWSLLKTLTGTGLGAPTATMQEFANRIGLLLDGRGYEQRAVIGIPDGFLIVTQIERFDPETGRPSPPPDRWNTEWLPLSRLRVRDWFARILHGPTGHFRVFLIAVTPDRRPDPGVATPTFDLTSGWAQLGGSRLPPGLADERHGDRSVHVLIYQFEKTEGGVEFKHRPPPTLGVLQHLRAAGLWDGLQDRPAP, from the coding sequence ATGGAGGAATCGCCGACTGGATTCGCCGAACGATTACGGCAGAGGTTGTTCGAGGCGACTCGCGACGCTGACCCCAACGTGCGACTCGCGGCGATCGCGGCCGCGGGAGCTCTCCTGAACCGAACGGCGGGCATGGAGGAATCGCCGACTGGATTCGCCGAACGATTACGGCAGAGGTTGTTCGAGGCGACTCGCGACGCTGACCCCAACGTGCGACTCGCGGCGATCGCGGCCGCGGGAGCTCTCCTGAACCGAACGGCGGGCATGGAGGAATCGCCGACTGGATTCGCCGAACGATTACGGCAGAGGTTGTTCGAGGCGACTCGCGACGCTGACCCCAACGTGCGACTCGCGGCGATCGCGGCATTGGGTGGACCAAGGATGAGTGCGGGCGATCTCGACGCAGTCCTCGCAGGGCTAGACGACCGCGAAGTGCGCGTACGCCGGGCGGCCGCGGACGCCTTGGCCAGTTCGGTTAGCCTGCCGGCCAAGGCCGTCGACCCACTTGGCAGGGCACTGCGAGCGAGCGATCCGCCGCTCGCCGCCAGCGCGGCTTCAGCGTTCGACAGATTCGAGCCGACTCCGCAAATTCTCGAACTGCTGACGTCAACCCTTGCCACAACCGACTCGGCAGTCACAGCCGGTGCGATCCTCGACGTGCTGAATCGGCGTGCTCCCGACGCGGCGGCCCCCGTCCTCCGCGAGCGACTCCGCGATCGGCGTCGGCGAGCCGTTGCTCGGGAGGCTCTCCTCCAAAGCCCCTCATGGAGCTTGGCGGAGCCATTGGCTTCGCTGCTGACGGACGGATCGGAGAACAGCGACTCCGGAGAGATCAGACTGGCGGTCGCCGAGATTATCGGCGCCACGGCGAGTCAACAGCCTTCGCGAGAGCTTAGCGACAAAAAGCGGGAACGCTTAATCGAGTCGCTCACCCGTATGATTGCTTCGCCGGATCCGATCGTCGCTGATCTGGCCACCGAAAGTCTCGCCCGGTTCGGCCCGTCCGCGGAGTCCGCGCTCCCCGTTCTCAACGCCCGCCTCGCCGCGGCCGGGGGGCTAGCCGAAGCGGCGCTCCCGGCCGCCGCGATTCTTCAAATCGACCCGGCAAATTCACGGGCGGCAGAGACGCTCGGACGGGCGTTGACGAGCCGTTCGCCGACAATCCGAATGCTATCGGCCGAGGCGCTCCCGCCGCAGGATGCGTTCGGAATGTTCAGGAATCCCGATGACGTCCCGCCCGGGGCGGCGCTCGTTCCAACCGTGCGCCGGGCTCTAATCGCCGAGACGGCGGAGGTGCGGGTCGATCTCCTCGCCAACTTGGCCGAGGGGCACTTCCCCGGAGAAGCGCTGGGCCGGGAAGTTCGCGCCCAGTTCAATCATCCTGACCCAGCGGTGCGGCGGCAGGCGGCGCGAGCGGTCGGGGTCCGTTCGGATCTCGTCGCCGATCCCGAGGCCGCGGTCCGCAGCCTATTGAACGACCCGGATGCGAGCGTCCGCGCCGAGGCGCTTCGGCAATGGGTTCGGCTGCCGGGTCTGCCCACTGACCTCCTGTTCGAGCGTCTGAACGATGCGGACGCGACGACGACGGGCGTCCTCGCCCAACGGATTCCTTCCGACGTCGAACCGCGGCGGCTGCCGGAACTGCGGGCGGCGTTCGATCGGGAGAACCTCGACGGCGCCACGCGTCGAGCATTGGCGACGGCGATTCTCCTTCTCGACCCGATGGACGGACGGGTCGCCACGAGTGTGCTGAGTGCCCCTGACGCTGCGGAGATCGTCGTGGCCTATGCCTATTCCAATTCCGAACGCGATCTGCCGCCCCAACTGAAGGGAACCTTGCTGCAACTTCTTCGAGTGGACGAACCCTCTGAAGATCGAGCGCGAGCCGTGAAGACGCTCAAGGCGTTCGCGGACGCGTCCCGCAGCTTGACCGCAGCCCGATTCGCGGCGGAGGCGGCGTCGGCGCCGGACGCGGGGGTACGTGCCTCGGCCTTGGAAGCGATTTCTTTCGCCCTTACCCCTTGGCCTACTACTAACCATGCGGGGTACGCGCACGGATCGGGCGAACTGGCATGGCCGCCGCCGGCCTGGTCGCTACTGAAGACCCTGACCGGGACCGGCCTCGGGGCGCCCACGGCGACGATGCAGGAGTTTGCTAATCGGATCGGTCTCCTGCTGGACGGACGCGGCTACGAGCAGCGAGCCGTGATCGGCATACCAGACGGTTTCCTGATCGTCACGCAAATTGAGCGATTCGACCCGGAGACGGGCCGCCCGTCGCCGCCGCCCGACCGTTGGAACACAGAATGGCTGCCGCTGTCCCGCCTGCGGGTGCGCGACTGGTTTGCCCGAATCCTGCACGGCCCGACGGGACACTTCCGCGTGTTCCTGATCGCCGTCACGCCGGACCGCCGGCCGGACCCGGGCGTTGCGACGCCAACGTTCGACCTTACTTCCGGGTGGGCCCAACTCGGGGGCAGCCGTCTGCCGCCCGGCTTGGCAGACGAGCGGCACGGCGACCGGTCCGTGCACGTGCTGATCTATCAGTTCGAGAAGACCGAAGGAGGCGTCGAGTTCAAACATAGGCCCCCGCCCACGCTCGGCGTCCTCCAACATCTCCGCGCGGCGGGCCTGTGGGACGGGCTCCAAGACCGGCCGGCCCCGTAG
- a CDS encoding winged helix-turn-helix domain-containing protein, with protein MGEPARTRHSHEARLRAVRLVCEAGWRAADVATALGCSVRSVQLWIERSDRGTNPAALTARKPPGASPKLSDAQRTRLAELLDAGPEAAGLAGQLWTGPRVAALIEREFGVAHSSKYLPELLRRLGRSPQKPAKRAVEWDEEAIAGWVRTDWPRKKKSVGGSAPPSSGTRRPGS; from the coding sequence ATGGGCGAACCGGCACGGACCCGCCACTCCCACGAGGCCCGACTGCGGGCCGTCCGGCTGGTCTGCGAGGCGGGCTGGCGGGCGGCCGACGTGGCGACCGCGCTGGGCTGCTCCGTCCGGTCGGTTCAGCTCTGGATCGAACGCTCCGACCGCGGGACGAATCCCGCCGCGTTGACCGCTCGCAAACCGCCGGGAGCCTCGCCGAAGCTCTCCGACGCCCAACGCACGCGGCTGGCCGAACTGCTCGACGCCGGCCCCGAAGCCGCCGGCCTGGCCGGGCAGCTCTGGACCGGGCCGCGGGTCGCGGCGCTGATCGAACGCGAGTTCGGCGTCGCCCACAGTTCCAAGTACCTGCCGGAACTGTTGCGGCGGCTGGGGCGCTCGCCCCAGAAGCCGGCGAAGCGGGCCGTCGAGTGGGACGAAGAGGCGATCGCCGGATGGGTCCGCACGGACTGGCCCCGCAAAAAAAAAAGTGTCGGCGGCTCGGCGCCGCCCTCGTCTGGTACGAGGAGACCGGGTTCCTGA
- a CDS encoding transposase: MGPHGLAPQKKKCRRLGAALVWYEETGFLTHPHVGRTWAPVGRTPTIRHRVRHRERVSVIGSLTISPRRRRCGLYCEFLRGRGVTQEDLIAHLRRLRKTLGCPLVVVLDNLNVHKGQRLRGWCERVKDVRLEYLPAYAPELNAVEAAWGHGKCVTAAGRTADDADELEALAREAIAAAGQQRLLRGFVRGTRLPFQFDLPSRRNPSGAQ; this comes from the coding sequence ATGGGTCCGCACGGACTGGCCCCGCAAAAAAAAAAGTGTCGGCGGCTCGGCGCCGCCCTCGTCTGGTACGAGGAGACCGGGTTCCTGACGCATCCGCACGTCGGCCGCACCTGGGCGCCGGTCGGACGCACGCCGACGATCCGGCATCGCGTGCGTCACCGGGAGCGGGTGAGCGTGATCGGCTCGCTGACGATCTCGCCGCGCCGCCGGCGGTGCGGCCTGTACTGCGAGTTCCTGCGGGGCCGAGGGGTGACGCAGGAGGACCTGATCGCCCACCTCCGCCGGCTGCGGAAGACGCTCGGCTGCCCGCTGGTCGTCGTCCTGGACAACCTGAACGTGCACAAGGGCCAGCGGCTGCGAGGGTGGTGCGAACGCGTGAAGGACGTCCGGTTGGAGTATCTGCCGGCCTACGCCCCGGAGCTGAACGCGGTCGAGGCGGCGTGGGGTCACGGGAAGTGCGTGACCGCCGCCGGCCGGACGGCCGACGACGCAGACGAGTTGGAGGCATTGGCCCGCGAAGCGATCGCCGCCGCCGGCCAGCAGCGGCTGCTCCGCGGTTTCGTGCGAGGCACGAGGCTGCCCTTTCAATTCGACCTGCCGTCCCGCAGAAATCCATCTGGCGCTCAGTAA
- a CDS encoding transposase has translation MQRLHPSRKLFGALRYIVKNGCVWRYLPNDFPSWEAVY, from the coding sequence CTGCAACGGCTCCATCCGTCCCGGAAGCTGTTCGGTGCGCTGCGGTACATCGTCAAAAACGGCTGCGTCTGGCGGTACCTGCCGAACGATTTTCCGTCGTGGGAGGCGGTCTACTAA